The following proteins are co-located in the Enoplosus armatus isolate fEnoArm2 chromosome 8, fEnoArm2.hap1, whole genome shotgun sequence genome:
- the mybpha gene encoding myosin binding protein Ha isoform X2: MPGKPAPIKKSPAKKAAEKAPEPAPEPEPVPVEAPPAEEAPPAEAAPTEAPAEAAPAAEGEAASAAPAEDAPAAEGGAPVEEPPKAPTPPPPPPSVPTSAPLDVSVEDVNDSSLTIKWKTPETIGDSGLDGYTVEYCKDGTTNWVVAQEELTPANRYCIKNLTAGDLLHVRVVAVNAGGRSEPGTLAEPVPIREIVDRPKIRMPRTLRSRFVKQVGEQINLVVPFLGKPKPVVSWLKDGQPLDTKRVNIRNSDKDSIMFIRTAQREDSGVYEITVKVDSFEDKATVTLQIVELPGPPASVKLVDAWGFNAALEWTPPKDNGNSDITGYTVQKADRKTEEWFTVLEHYHRLTATISDLIMGNSYGFRVFSENQVGISEKSAITREVATIQKTGIVYKPPEYPEHDFSEAPKFTTALSDRAATVGYTTKLLCSVRGSPKPKIEWLKNQMVIGDDPKFRQLSNQGICSLEIRKPCSFDGGVYTCRAKNAQGEATVSCKLEVKQIILSEADKEKGK, encoded by the exons ATGCCAGGCAAACCTGCGCCCATCAAGAAGTCCCCAGCCAAGAAGGCTGCCGAGAAGGCGCCTGAGCCCGCCCCGGAGCCTGAACCCGTTCCCGTAGAGGCTCCACCTGCGGAGGAGGCTCCACCTGCGGAGGCTGCTCCCACCGAGGCGCCGGCTGAGGCAGCACCAGCAGCCGAGGGAGAAGCAGCCTCCGCCGCCCCGGCAGAGGACGCCCCCGCTGCTGAAGGAGGCGCTCCAG TTGAGGAGCCGCCAAAGGCCCCCACGCCCCCACCTCC ACCTCCCTCAGTCCCCACCAGCGCTCCCCTGGACGTATCTGTGGAGGACGTGAACGACTCCAGCCTCACCATTAAATGGAAGACGCCAGAGACCATCGGAGACTCTGGCCTGGACGGATACACAGTCGAGTACTGCAAGGATGGAA CAACAAACTGGGTTGTAGCTCAGGAGGAGCTGACCCCAGCTAACCGCTACTGCATCAAGAATCTGACAGCCGGTGACCTGCTGCATGTCCGCGTGGTGGCCGTAAACGCTGGTGGCCGCAGTGAACCTGGTACACTCGCTGAGCCTGTGCCGATCCGCGAGATTGTTG ACCGTCCCAAGATCCGCATGCCTCGCACCCTCAGATCCCGCTTTGTCAAGCAGGTTGGAGAGCAGATCAACCTGGTCGTCCCCTTCCTT GGAAAGCCCAAACCTGTGGTGTCCTGGCTTAAGGATGGTCAGCCTTTGGATACAAAGAGGGTCAACATCAGGAACAGTGACAAGGACAGCATCATGTTTATCCGCACCGCTCAGAGGGAGGACTCTGGTGTTTACGAGATTACTGTTAAAGTGGACAGCTTTGAAGACAAAGCCACCGTTACCCTTCAGATCGTGG AGCTGCCCGGCCCTCCTGCCAGTGTGAAGCTGGTGGATGCCTGGGGCTTCAACGCTGCTTTGGAATGGACCCCTCCCAAGGATAATGGCAACTCAGACATCACTGGATACACCGTCCAGAAGGCCGACAGGAAGACCGAG GAGTGGTTCACGGTGCTGGAGCACTACCACAGGCTAACTGCCACCATCTCAGACCTCATCATGGGCAACTCGTACGGCTTCAGAGTCTTCTCTGAGAACCAAGTGGGCATCAGCGAGAAGAGCGCCATCACCAGGGAGGTGGCCACCATCCAGAAGACAG GTATTGTCTACAAGCCTCCTGAGTACCCGGAGCACGACTTCAGCGAGGCACCCAAGTTCACCACAGCCCTCAGTGACCGCGCTGCCACTGTGGGATATACCACCAAGCTGCTGTGTTCCGTTCGTGGATCCCCCAAG cctaAGATCGAGTGGTTGAAGAATCAGATGGTCATCGGTGACGATCCCAAGTTTCGTCAGCTCTCTAACCAGGGCATTTGCTCCCTGGAGATTCGTAAGCCCTGCAGCTTCGATGGCGGCGTGTACACCTGCAGAGCCAAGAACGCCCAGGGAGAGGCCACTGTCTCCTGCAAGCTGGAGGTCAAAC AGATTATTCTTTCAGAGGCAGACAAGGAAAAGGGCAAATAA
- the mybpha gene encoding myosin binding protein Ha isoform X1, which produces MPGKPAPIKKSPAKKAAEKAPEPAPEPEPVPVEAPPAEEAPPAEAAPTEAPAEAAPAAEGEAASAAPAEDAPAAEGGAPAAAPAAEDGAAADAPADAAPAEAAIVEEPPKAPTPPPPAVPTSAPLDVSVEDVNDSSLTIKWKTPETIGDSGLDGYTVEYCKDGTTNWVVAQEELTPANRYCIKNLTAGDLLHVRVVAVNAGGRSEPGTLAEPVPIREIVDRPKIRMPRTLRSRFVKQVGEQINLVVPFLGKPKPVVSWLKDGQPLDTKRVNIRNSDKDSIMFIRTAQREDSGVYEITVKVDSFEDKATVTLQIVELPGPPASVKLVDAWGFNAALEWTPPKDNGNSDITGYTVQKADRKTEEWFTVLEHYHRLTATISDLIMGNSYGFRVFSENQVGISEKSAITREVATIQKTGIVYKPPEYPEHDFSEAPKFTTALSDRAATVGYTTKLLCSVRGSPKPKIEWLKNQMVIGDDPKFRQLSNQGICSLEIRKPCSFDGGVYTCRAKNAQGEATVSCKLEVKQIILSEADKEKGK; this is translated from the exons ATGCCAGGCAAACCTGCGCCCATCAAGAAGTCCCCAGCCAAGAAGGCTGCCGAGAAGGCGCCTGAGCCCGCCCCGGAGCCTGAACCCGTTCCCGTAGAGGCTCCACCTGCGGAGGAGGCTCCACCTGCGGAGGCTGCTCCCACCGAGGCGCCGGCTGAGGCAGCACCAGCAGCCGAGGGAGAAGCAGCCTCCGCCGCCCCGGCAGAGGACGCCCCCGCTGCTGAAGGAGGCGCTCCAG CTGCTGCTCCCGCTGCTGAGGACGGTGCCGCTGCAGACGCTCCCGCAGATG CTGCTCCAGCAGAAGCTGCCATAGTTGAGGAGCCGCCAAAGGCCCCCACGCCCCCACCTCCTGCAG TCCCCACCAGCGCTCCCCTGGACGTATCTGTGGAGGACGTGAACGACTCCAGCCTCACCATTAAATGGAAGACGCCAGAGACCATCGGAGACTCTGGCCTGGACGGATACACAGTCGAGTACTGCAAGGATGGAA CAACAAACTGGGTTGTAGCTCAGGAGGAGCTGACCCCAGCTAACCGCTACTGCATCAAGAATCTGACAGCCGGTGACCTGCTGCATGTCCGCGTGGTGGCCGTAAACGCTGGTGGCCGCAGTGAACCTGGTACACTCGCTGAGCCTGTGCCGATCCGCGAGATTGTTG ACCGTCCCAAGATCCGCATGCCTCGCACCCTCAGATCCCGCTTTGTCAAGCAGGTTGGAGAGCAGATCAACCTGGTCGTCCCCTTCCTT GGAAAGCCCAAACCTGTGGTGTCCTGGCTTAAGGATGGTCAGCCTTTGGATACAAAGAGGGTCAACATCAGGAACAGTGACAAGGACAGCATCATGTTTATCCGCACCGCTCAGAGGGAGGACTCTGGTGTTTACGAGATTACTGTTAAAGTGGACAGCTTTGAAGACAAAGCCACCGTTACCCTTCAGATCGTGG AGCTGCCCGGCCCTCCTGCCAGTGTGAAGCTGGTGGATGCCTGGGGCTTCAACGCTGCTTTGGAATGGACCCCTCCCAAGGATAATGGCAACTCAGACATCACTGGATACACCGTCCAGAAGGCCGACAGGAAGACCGAG GAGTGGTTCACGGTGCTGGAGCACTACCACAGGCTAACTGCCACCATCTCAGACCTCATCATGGGCAACTCGTACGGCTTCAGAGTCTTCTCTGAGAACCAAGTGGGCATCAGCGAGAAGAGCGCCATCACCAGGGAGGTGGCCACCATCCAGAAGACAG GTATTGTCTACAAGCCTCCTGAGTACCCGGAGCACGACTTCAGCGAGGCACCCAAGTTCACCACAGCCCTCAGTGACCGCGCTGCCACTGTGGGATATACCACCAAGCTGCTGTGTTCCGTTCGTGGATCCCCCAAG cctaAGATCGAGTGGTTGAAGAATCAGATGGTCATCGGTGACGATCCCAAGTTTCGTCAGCTCTCTAACCAGGGCATTTGCTCCCTGGAGATTCGTAAGCCCTGCAGCTTCGATGGCGGCGTGTACACCTGCAGAGCCAAGAACGCCCAGGGAGAGGCCACTGTCTCCTGCAAGCTGGAGGTCAAAC AGATTATTCTTTCAGAGGCAGACAAGGAAAAGGGCAAATAA
- the mybpha gene encoding myosin binding protein Ha isoform X3 — MPGKPAPIKKSPAKKAAEKAPEPAPEPEPAPPAEAAPTEAPAEAAPAAEGEAASAAPAEDAPAAEGGAPAAAPAAEDGAAADAPADAAPAEAAIVEEPPKAPTPPPPAVPTSAPLDVSVEDVNDSSLTIKWKTPETIGDSGLDGYTVEYCKDGTTNWVVAQEELTPANRYCIKNLTAGDLLHVRVVAVNAGGRSEPGTLAEPVPIREIVDRPKIRMPRTLRSRFVKQVGEQINLVVPFLGKPKPVVSWLKDGQPLDTKRVNIRNSDKDSIMFIRTAQREDSGVYEITVKVDSFEDKATVTLQIVELPGPPASVKLVDAWGFNAALEWTPPKDNGNSDITGYTVQKADRKTEEWFTVLEHYHRLTATISDLIMGNSYGFRVFSENQVGISEKSAITREVATIQKTGIVYKPPEYPEHDFSEAPKFTTALSDRAATVGYTTKLLCSVRGSPKPKIEWLKNQMVIGDDPKFRQLSNQGICSLEIRKPCSFDGGVYTCRAKNAQGEATVSCKLEVKQIILSEADKEKGK, encoded by the exons ATGCCAGGCAAACCTGCGCCCATCAAGAAGTCCCCAGCCAAGAAGGCTGCCGAGAAGGCGCCTGAGCCCGCCCCGGAGCCTGAACCC GCTCCACCTGCGGAGGCTGCTCCCACCGAGGCGCCGGCTGAGGCAGCACCAGCAGCCGAGGGAGAAGCAGCCTCCGCCGCCCCGGCAGAGGACGCCCCCGCTGCTGAAGGAGGCGCTCCAG CTGCTGCTCCCGCTGCTGAGGACGGTGCCGCTGCAGACGCTCCCGCAGATG CTGCTCCAGCAGAAGCTGCCATAGTTGAGGAGCCGCCAAAGGCCCCCACGCCCCCACCTCCTGCAG TCCCCACCAGCGCTCCCCTGGACGTATCTGTGGAGGACGTGAACGACTCCAGCCTCACCATTAAATGGAAGACGCCAGAGACCATCGGAGACTCTGGCCTGGACGGATACACAGTCGAGTACTGCAAGGATGGAA CAACAAACTGGGTTGTAGCTCAGGAGGAGCTGACCCCAGCTAACCGCTACTGCATCAAGAATCTGACAGCCGGTGACCTGCTGCATGTCCGCGTGGTGGCCGTAAACGCTGGTGGCCGCAGTGAACCTGGTACACTCGCTGAGCCTGTGCCGATCCGCGAGATTGTTG ACCGTCCCAAGATCCGCATGCCTCGCACCCTCAGATCCCGCTTTGTCAAGCAGGTTGGAGAGCAGATCAACCTGGTCGTCCCCTTCCTT GGAAAGCCCAAACCTGTGGTGTCCTGGCTTAAGGATGGTCAGCCTTTGGATACAAAGAGGGTCAACATCAGGAACAGTGACAAGGACAGCATCATGTTTATCCGCACCGCTCAGAGGGAGGACTCTGGTGTTTACGAGATTACTGTTAAAGTGGACAGCTTTGAAGACAAAGCCACCGTTACCCTTCAGATCGTGG AGCTGCCCGGCCCTCCTGCCAGTGTGAAGCTGGTGGATGCCTGGGGCTTCAACGCTGCTTTGGAATGGACCCCTCCCAAGGATAATGGCAACTCAGACATCACTGGATACACCGTCCAGAAGGCCGACAGGAAGACCGAG GAGTGGTTCACGGTGCTGGAGCACTACCACAGGCTAACTGCCACCATCTCAGACCTCATCATGGGCAACTCGTACGGCTTCAGAGTCTTCTCTGAGAACCAAGTGGGCATCAGCGAGAAGAGCGCCATCACCAGGGAGGTGGCCACCATCCAGAAGACAG GTATTGTCTACAAGCCTCCTGAGTACCCGGAGCACGACTTCAGCGAGGCACCCAAGTTCACCACAGCCCTCAGTGACCGCGCTGCCACTGTGGGATATACCACCAAGCTGCTGTGTTCCGTTCGTGGATCCCCCAAG cctaAGATCGAGTGGTTGAAGAATCAGATGGTCATCGGTGACGATCCCAAGTTTCGTCAGCTCTCTAACCAGGGCATTTGCTCCCTGGAGATTCGTAAGCCCTGCAGCTTCGATGGCGGCGTGTACACCTGCAGAGCCAAGAACGCCCAGGGAGAGGCCACTGTCTCCTGCAAGCTGGAGGTCAAAC AGATTATTCTTTCAGAGGCAGACAAGGAAAAGGGCAAATAA